The Neodiprion pinetum isolate iyNeoPine1 chromosome 5, iyNeoPine1.2, whole genome shotgun sequence genome segment CGTTGGCTTTAAATGACTAGTAGATTACAAATTATGGTACGAGAATGAAATAAACGTGGTGTCCAACGCTCGGTGAGTAcgagaaacaagaaaatagTGGAAAAACTTGAGGAATCGtgcgaaaatttgaggaagGCGACACACGGAAACCCTGGAAATAATTAGGTAATTTACttcgacagtttttttttttttttcagtttcacaATGGGAATTGTAGGaacttaaattttttaattccagcTAATTTGAAGTGACCCCGAATCCGAAAGAACTTTAGTAATAACGCAagtgatgataaaaattgtgaaaaatgaaagtagtTCTGTGGATGTATGTAACATACCACCTAATTACGCATGAAACCAAGTAAGTGAAGAGACGTCTCTTGTAACTTTTCAGGACCTTACTTTACCAAACTGCTGGACACCAGAGGCAAGAATTCCTGTTTAGAACTTCTTACAtagaataatattaattttggacTAGTATTGAGATGTAGCACTAGAATGCACTAACAAGGTACTTTCAACCTTGTGAGATATGCCATACGGTCTCAAATGATAAATGAGATACTCCAATACGTACATCATGTTGGGAGATacataatgaaatgaaattgcgCTGTCTGAACAGCAATTCAGACCGTCATTTGTTTTATAGTAAATATACTTCCagtaccaaaaatttttatcaacatgATTCGGAATTAAGTGATGCTCAGGgacgaatggaaaaaatctaCCACGTCCGTGTGGATCCCGAGTGTCCATTGCACGAACTCCAATATTATCCAGGCACTTTCCCATCTCCACATCCTCCGCTCCACCATTGTCTGCCCGGCATTTCTTTTTATCTGTCAGTCCATCCTCAACCAGCTTGCGCAGTCCTTCTAGGCTGAGCACATAGCCTGCCCCTCCGCTCATGTATCCTTGCTTAACAAACGGCTTGAATCTGCACCCAAAGTAGAGGGGAGATTCGGGACTGTAGGACTGGAGCATGTAGCGGAGATTTTCAACAATCacatatctgaaaaaattgattgcatTACTTTAGAATGATAAGAAATATCCGAGATAAGTATAATTTACTATTTGTTCATCAAATGCAAACATTATACTTTGAATGTAAACCACAATGAATACTTACGTGTCATCATCCGCTTTCATGAACCAGTCGGCCTTGTCTTTGTAATTCTCATATGCATATTTGAAAGCTTCTTTAGTTTTTGCCCACAGATTGTCTCTTCCTTCTTTAACAGGAAGAACTACAGTCGGTAAGCTCGTGTCTGTGGATTAAAAGAACATTTTCCaaacttgaataatttttagtttGAAATCAAAAGTTCCTTCTTGGAGCTAAGAATTATTCGTTACCTGCTTCTGAGCTCATGAAAAGCAAGATGTTACATCGTTTACCCCAAGTAGCTTTCACGTGACGAGCTTTAGTTTGATGGTTCTTTGGACCAGTCATTACCCAGCAAAGAACCCTAATTTTCTTTGCCATTTCCTGGGCAACCTCATCTTCCCCTTTGTGAAATTCTTCATCAGCTCCGTGAAACTTTACATCCGTTTCTGGGCCTGACTGAAAGTAAAATcactttcatttcattatatttCGTGATTTCTTACTCCAATATAATTTCCTAGTTTAGCTTTACATTCAAACCTTACTGTTATACGAGGTAGACAACAAGAATTAAACAGTAACCCTGCACGATGTGAAGAATGTCGGTGAATGATGCCAATACATTACAATTGAGTAATCCTAAT includes the following:
- the C1GalTA gene encoding glycoprotein-N-acetylgalactosamine 3-beta-galactosyltransferase 1 isoform X1; its protein translation is MGQQWIPGLDGGRGGRRFVLTLATGMVFGFLSACFLLAATNDAPRMFNWITGSPALSSRDPHHYSELESESGPETDVKFHGADEEFHKGEDEVAQEMAKKIRVLCWVMTGPKNHQTKARHVKATWGKRCNILLFMSSEADTSLPTVVLPVKEGRDNLWAKTKEAFKYAYENYKDKADWFMKADDDTYVIVENLRYMLQSYSPESPLYFGCRFKPFVKQGYMSGGAGYVLSLEGLRKLVEDGLTDKKKCRADNGGAEDVEMGKCLDNIGVRAMDTRDPHGRGRFFPFVPEHHLIPNHVDKNFWYWKYIYYKTNDGLNCCSDSAISFHYVSPNMMYVLEYLIYHLRPYGISHKVESTLLVHSSATSQY
- the C1GalTA gene encoding glycoprotein-N-acetylgalactosamine 3-beta-galactosyltransferase 1 isoform X2 — encoded protein: MSGPETDVKFHGADEEFHKGEDEVAQEMAKKIRVLCWVMTGPKNHQTKARHVKATWGKRCNILLFMSSEADTSLPTVVLPVKEGRDNLWAKTKEAFKYAYENYKDKADWFMKADDDTYVIVENLRYMLQSYSPESPLYFGCRFKPFVKQGYMSGGAGYVLSLEGLRKLVEDGLTDKKKCRADNGGAEDVEMGKCLDNIGVRAMDTRDPHGRGRFFPFVPEHHLIPNHVDKNFWYWKYIYYKTNDGLNCCSDSAISFHYVSPNMMYVLEYLIYHLRPYGISHKVESTLLVHSSATSQY